Proteins encoded by one window of Rutidosis leptorrhynchoides isolate AG116_Rl617_1_P2 chromosome 7, CSIRO_AGI_Rlap_v1, whole genome shotgun sequence:
- the LOC139859792 gene encoding uncharacterized protein, producing MTAALRHLAYGYTPDTLDEYLQMSQRVGRESLHNFCKCIIEYANVYLREPTMHNIHGLYEGHDRIHGFSGMLGSMDFDGIYPTWAAFVKGFSSAIDDKCSYFTKKQASALKDVERTFRILQGRWHILQQPARSYKVNLMRQLMYTCIVIPNITIEDNGYNLAENDWVVEPVQHIQHTWIDRCDARARRTRELRDREVHKGLQSDLVEHL from the exons ATGACAGCCGCACTACGTCATCTAGCATACGGTTATACACCGGATACTTTGGATGAGTATCTGCAAATGTCTCAACGAGTTGGTCGGGAATCTCTACACAACTTTTGTAAGTGTATCATTGAGTACGCGAATGTCTACTTAAGAGAGCCTACTATGCACAACATTCATGGTTTGTATGAAGGTCATGACAGGATTCATGGTTTTTCGGGCATGCTGGGTAGTATGGATT TTGACGGTATTTACCCAACATGGGCGGCATTTGTTAAGGGATTTTCAAGTGCTATTGACGATAAATGTTCTTACTTTACAAAGAAACAAGCGAGCGCTCTCAAAGATGTTGAAAGAACTTTTAGGATCCTACAAGGTCGTTGGCATATTCTTCAACAACCCGCACGGTCTTACAAGGTGAATCTAATGAGACAACTTATGTATACATGCATCGTAATACCCAACATCACTATCGAAGACAATGGTTACAACCTTGCTGAGAATGATTGGGTAGTTGAACCCGTTCAACATATACAACATACTTGGATTGATAGGTGCGACGCTCGTGCAAGAAGAACAAGGGAGTTACGTGATAGAGAAGTGCATAAAGGCTTACAATCTGATTTGGTTGAACATTTATGA